In Aquimarina sp. TRL1, a single window of DNA contains:
- a CDS encoding SusC/RagA family TonB-linked outer membrane protein encodes MRKDLKYIFFCYCFIMVGTLPIEAKNYSKSRPLSEILDELGQKYKVFFTYNSAKLDNVLIDFDVNDNEKIEVTIKRLLKKTNFNYKSFENKYYVVYENTKRGRKYLEKALYHLSEIEKLEKEGVHINKKGKKRSLSSQRNGAQGFTVNGTVKDKNGYPLMGASVLVKGTNQGGVTDFNGVFSLILTNNRAILEISYVGFEDKEIQIKGRSTIEIVLEEDTSALEEVVVVGYGSKAKREIAGAITQVEFDELENTSIQSFDKAIQGRATGVQIVNSGAPGGATQVRIRGIGSINSGNNPLYIVDGVQVVQGQFSQVNTQENVLSTINPNDIVSIDILKDASASIYGAQAANGVVIITTKRGSTGGKTKINLNAHWGINSVINRLDLLTGPEWTALVLEGYANRYGTNSNQYQDQLAFLGNPSDAPNYDWQDLLFTTALVSNYQLSVSGGAERTRYFASGSYNKTEGHVIGTGFERGTLRFNLDNGLGTKFRTSLSTNFSLTQNQATRDDGFFFNNPAIASAFIVPTNNPYDEDGTIREPLFGLYSENPLVNKVPSLFDESSTTYKILSSFSSDYEFSKNFIYTSKFGLDFLTNNYKYFASPKANVGASSNGEIVTSNNRNLNWQIDQLLTYDKMFNDVHKFDALVGVNYRQEKRNFFSATGTEFIVSSLTSEGNASVQQIDGFDTEWRMASVFGRINYVFDDRYIFSGTIRRDGVSRFGKDNRWGTFPAISLGWLISSEKFMSRFQDAITELKIRGSYGVTGNANVDNFASRGFFATSTFVGRGALLPDTVANPNLAWEESETFNIGFDAKLFDGRVEASADYYTRTTNDLLLERPLATTSGYNRVFDNVGEIENKGIELSLNMINIKTKNFRWSTGFNLSMVHNEVKALSGEVEQINDDDFGLVHRVGESLGSWYAIRWAGVNPADGRPMYYDRNGELTFNPTDDDRIVVGGSIPTYYGGFTNNFSYKGLSLSVLFQYSGGNYIRNRLAFSTRASGSFADRNQQRSELNRWQKPGDITDVPIALNGFVYDARPGNAYSSKHIEKGDYIRMKQINISYDFPELLLKNLNLQSMTVYLSGNNLFTYTPYSGRDPELLGGDDTGDYPQAKSYILGVNIGF; translated from the coding sequence ATGAGAAAAGATCTTAAATATATCTTCTTCTGTTATTGTTTTATTATGGTAGGAACTCTTCCAATAGAGGCTAAAAATTACTCAAAGAGTAGGCCTCTTTCAGAGATTTTGGATGAGTTAGGTCAAAAATATAAAGTGTTCTTTACATATAATTCGGCAAAGCTTGATAATGTATTAATTGACTTTGATGTTAATGATAATGAAAAAATAGAGGTTACCATCAAAAGATTACTCAAAAAAACAAATTTTAATTACAAGTCTTTTGAGAATAAATACTATGTGGTTTATGAAAATACAAAAAGAGGGCGTAAATATCTAGAAAAAGCTCTGTATCACTTATCAGAGATTGAAAAATTAGAAAAAGAAGGAGTTCATATCAATAAGAAAGGTAAAAAAAGGTCACTTTCTTCACAAAGAAATGGTGCACAGGGATTTACTGTTAATGGAACCGTAAAAGATAAAAATGGTTATCCTCTGATGGGGGCTTCCGTATTAGTTAAAGGGACAAATCAAGGAGGGGTTACAGATTTTAATGGGGTGTTTAGTCTTATACTAACGAATAATCGAGCAATATTAGAAATTTCATATGTTGGGTTTGAAGACAAAGAGATTCAAATAAAAGGGCGCTCAACAATTGAAATCGTCCTTGAAGAAGATACAAGTGCATTAGAAGAAGTGGTGGTTGTAGGATATGGCTCTAAAGCTAAAAGAGAAATTGCCGGAGCTATTACACAAGTTGAGTTTGACGAATTAGAAAATACTTCAATACAAAGTTTTGATAAAGCTATACAAGGGCGTGCCACTGGAGTACAAATTGTTAATTCTGGAGCACCTGGAGGAGCAACTCAAGTTCGAATTCGCGGGATAGGTTCTATTAACTCAGGAAATAACCCTTTATATATCGTAGATGGTGTACAAGTAGTACAGGGACAATTTTCACAGGTTAATACTCAAGAGAATGTACTATCAACCATTAATCCAAATGATATAGTTTCTATAGATATATTAAAAGACGCTTCAGCTTCTATCTATGGAGCCCAGGCTGCAAATGGTGTAGTCATTATCACTACAAAAAGAGGATCAACAGGAGGTAAAACAAAAATAAACCTAAATGCACATTGGGGGATTAATAGTGTAATAAACAGACTTGATCTTTTGACTGGTCCTGAATGGACTGCTTTGGTACTAGAAGGATATGCTAATCGCTATGGGACAAACAGTAATCAATATCAAGATCAGCTAGCGTTTTTAGGGAACCCTTCAGATGCTCCTAATTATGATTGGCAAGACCTTTTATTTACTACAGCATTAGTAAGTAATTATCAGCTTTCAGTATCAGGTGGAGCTGAGAGAACAAGATATTTTGCATCAGGGTCATATAATAAAACAGAAGGACATGTAATTGGTACAGGTTTCGAACGTGGAACCTTACGATTTAATCTTGATAATGGTTTGGGAACTAAATTTAGAACTAGTTTGTCTACTAATTTTAGTTTAACTCAGAATCAAGCAACTAGAGATGATGGTTTTTTCTTTAATAATCCTGCAATAGCGTCTGCTTTTATTGTTCCTACAAATAACCCTTATGATGAAGACGGTACTATAAGAGAGCCTCTTTTTGGATTATATTCTGAAAATCCACTCGTAAATAAAGTTCCTAGTTTGTTTGATGAATCCTCAACTACTTATAAAATTTTGAGTTCTTTCTCTTCAGATTATGAATTCTCAAAAAATTTCATCTATACATCAAAATTTGGATTAGATTTTCTTACTAATAATTATAAATATTTTGCTAGTCCCAAAGCCAATGTAGGAGCAAGTTCAAACGGGGAAATAGTAACAAGCAATAATAGAAACCTCAATTGGCAGATCGACCAACTATTGACTTATGACAAGATGTTTAATGATGTGCATAAATTTGATGCACTTGTTGGTGTAAATTATCGGCAAGAAAAACGAAACTTCTTTTCAGCTACCGGAACTGAGTTTATAGTTTCATCATTGACTTCAGAAGGAAATGCTTCTGTTCAGCAAATAGATGGTTTCGATACAGAATGGAGAATGGCTAGTGTTTTTGGAAGAATAAACTATGTCTTCGATGATCGATATATTTTTTCAGGAACTATAAGAAGAGATGGAGTTTCAAGATTTGGAAAAGACAATCGATGGGGAACTTTTCCTGCAATTTCTCTAGGATGGCTTATCTCTTCTGAAAAATTTATGAGCAGATTTCAAGATGCTATTACCGAATTAAAAATTAGAGGTAGTTATGGAGTTACTGGTAATGCTAATGTAGACAATTTTGCATCAAGAGGATTCTTTGCCACTAGTACGTTTGTAGGAAGAGGTGCTTTGCTACCTGATACAGTAGCAAACCCTAATTTGGCTTGGGAAGAGTCTGAAACTTTTAATATTGGGTTTGATGCAAAGTTATTTGATGGGCGGGTTGAAGCTTCTGCGGATTATTATACCCGAACTACAAATGACTTATTGTTAGAAAGACCATTAGCAACCACTAGTGGCTATAATCGTGTTTTTGATAATGTTGGTGAAATAGAAAATAAAGGTATTGAACTATCTCTGAATATGATAAATATTAAAACCAAAAACTTTAGATGGTCAACAGGTTTTAATTTGAGTATGGTTCATAATGAGGTAAAAGCTTTATCTGGGGAGGTAGAACAAATTAATGATGATGATTTTGGTTTAGTTCATAGGGTGGGGGAATCCTTAGGATCATGGTATGCTATACGATGGGCAGGCGTAAATCCTGCTGATGGAAGACCGATGTACTATGATAGAAATGGAGAGCTTACTTTTAACCCAACTGATGATGATCGTATTGTAGTAGGAGGAAGTATCCCTACGTATTATGGAGGATTCACAAATAATTTTTCCTATAAAGGACTCAGTCTTTCTGTATTATTTCAATATTCAGGAGGAAATTATATCAGAAATCGTTTGGCATTTTCTACAAGAGCTTCAGGAAGTTTTGCTGATCGAAATCAACAGCGAAGTGAATTAAATAGGTGGCAAAAACCAGGTGATATTACTGATGTACCTATAGCTTTAAATGGCTTTGTTTATGATGCACGACCAGGTAATGCCTATAGCTCCAAACATATTGAAAAAGGAGATTACATCCGCATGAAACAAATAAATATATCATATGATTTTCCAGAACTCTTACTAAAAAACTTGAACCTTCAGAGTATGACGGTTTATTTAAGTGGTAACAATCTTTTTACCTATACTCCATATTCGGGAAGAGATCCGGAGCTTTTAGGAGGAGATGATACGGGAGATTATCCTCAAGCCAAATCATACATATTGGGAGTTAATATTGGATTTTAA
- a CDS encoding RagB/SusD family nutrient uptake outer membrane protein → MNTLYKNIIWSFLLMCILIACDDVLETEPNDRVSNERAVSDFESAEATLLGAYDRLRRVDYYQRDFIVIADGLADNIRQTINNTSRLNGISQNQPYAHFTFWQNAYETINSANFVIEGVDNLPDATEDQKKQLKGEALFLRALAHFDLVRAYARNPNHLVGEPLGIPIITNPSDIFALPARNSIDQVYQHIITSLTNAFDLIGVTTGVSNRASKVAVQGLLSRIYLYQKDWENSIIAANYVIQNVGFDIETDDYSSIFSEASETIFGLSYSDIENPGLNGSLQGLFYIDTNTGIGYGDFVVRDDLYSLHETDDIRLNLYVPAIKSGENVNFIGKYLGYQGAFGLDNIPLLRLSEIFLNRAEALAENNDLSGAINDLNKIRNRAGLPNESVGSKEEIINAVLKERRIELAFEGHRIFDLKRRGLDISKGILNIDCTQECNISYQDFRVLANIPVSETDVNDNLIQNPGY, encoded by the coding sequence ATGAACACTTTATACAAGAATATTATTTGGTCTTTTCTATTAATGTGTATTTTGATTGCATGTGATGATGTTTTGGAAACAGAACCAAATGATAGAGTATCTAATGAAAGAGCAGTTAGTGATTTTGAAAGTGCAGAGGCTACTTTACTAGGAGCCTATGATAGACTTCGAAGAGTTGATTATTACCAACGGGATTTCATTGTGATTGCAGATGGATTAGCAGATAATATTAGGCAGACTATAAACAATACTTCCCGGTTAAATGGAATATCCCAAAATCAACCCTACGCACATTTTACATTTTGGCAAAACGCATATGAAACCATTAATTCTGCCAATTTTGTAATAGAAGGAGTAGATAATCTACCAGATGCTACAGAAGATCAAAAAAAACAATTAAAAGGCGAAGCGCTATTTCTAAGAGCATTAGCTCATTTTGATCTGGTCAGAGCTTATGCCCGTAACCCAAATCATTTGGTAGGAGAGCCATTGGGAATCCCCATTATTACAAATCCTTCGGATATATTTGCACTACCAGCCCGTAATTCGATAGATCAAGTATATCAACACATAATAACAAGTCTTACCAATGCTTTTGATTTAATAGGAGTAACCACAGGAGTATCAAATAGAGCTTCTAAAGTAGCTGTACAAGGATTGCTTTCTAGAATATACCTTTATCAAAAAGATTGGGAAAATTCTATTATTGCAGCAAATTATGTTATTCAAAATGTAGGTTTCGATATTGAAACAGATGATTATTCTTCAATATTTTCGGAAGCTTCAGAAACAATTTTTGGATTGTCTTACAGTGATATAGAGAACCCTGGGTTAAATGGTTCATTACAAGGGCTTTTTTATATTGATACCAATACTGGTATTGGATATGGTGATTTTGTAGTAAGAGATGATTTATATAGCCTACATGAAACTGACGATATAAGACTAAACTTATACGTTCCTGCTATTAAATCAGGAGAAAATGTAAATTTTATTGGAAAATATTTGGGGTATCAAGGTGCATTTGGTTTGGACAATATCCCATTACTACGTCTCTCTGAAATTTTCTTGAATAGAGCAGAAGCTTTGGCAGAAAATAATGACTTATCTGGGGCAATAAATGATCTGAACAAAATAAGAAATAGAGCTGGATTGCCTAATGAATCGGTGGGTTCTAAAGAAGAAATCATTAATGCTGTTCTTAAAGAAAGGAGAATAGAATTGGCTTTTGAAGGTCATAGAATATTTGACCTTAAAAGAAGAGGACTCGATATTTCTAAAGGGATACTAAACATAGATTGTACACAAGAATGTAATATTTCTTATCAAGATTTTAGGGTATTGGCAAATATACCTGTCTCTGAAACTGATGTTAATGACAATCTTATTCAAAACCCGGGTTACTAA